In a single window of the Streptomyces sp. NBC_00353 genome:
- a CDS encoding cytidine deaminase family protein — protein MTTQTDRVDDELIRAAAHIAGTRCRGDNHTMAAAARARDGRIVTAVNVYHFTGGPCAELVLIGTAATQGVYDLETIVAVGDRDRGVVPPCGRCRQVLVDYFPALKVIVGTSNSHKTISITDLLPESYIWADHQLDTEESAPLSAN, from the coding sequence ATGACCACGCAGACAGACCGTGTCGACGACGAACTGATCCGGGCTGCGGCTCACATCGCCGGAACGCGCTGCCGGGGCGACAACCACACGATGGCGGCTGCGGCCCGCGCCCGAGACGGCCGGATCGTCACCGCGGTGAACGTCTATCACTTCACCGGAGGCCCCTGCGCGGAGCTGGTCCTCATCGGCACGGCTGCCACCCAGGGCGTCTACGACCTGGAAACCATCGTCGCCGTGGGCGACCGCGACCGAGGCGTCGTGCCCCCGTGCGGCCGCTGCCGCCAGGTCCTCGTCGACTACTTCCCGGCCCTCAAGGTCATCGTCGGCACAAGCAACAGCCACAAAACCATCTCCATCACCGACCTGCTTCCCGAAAGCTACATCTGGGCGGACCACCAGCTCGACACCGAGGAAAGCGCACCCCTGAGCGCGAACTGA
- the ctaD gene encoding aa3-type cytochrome oxidase subunit I — MAQDLQEAAPAEPVVNKRISAGVRLMGWLTTTDHKVIGNLYMVTAFGFFLLGGVLAMLMRAELARPGLQIVSAEQYNQLFTIHGTVMMLLFATPMFGGFANAIMPLQIGAPDVAFPRLNALTYWLFLFGGIIVVSGFVVPGGAAHFGWFAYAPLNSAVFSPGAGGDLWTMGLVLSGISTTLASVNFITTIVCLRAPGMTMFRMPIFTWNVLFTSILALLAFPVLAATLLALEADRKFGAHVFDSANGGALLWQHLFWFFGHPEVYIVALPFFGVVSEIIPAFSRKPMFGYFGMVMATISITMLSAVVWAHHMFATGAVLLPFFSAMSFIIAVPTGVKFFNWIGTMWHGSITFETPMLWAIGFLVTFLLGGLSGVLIASPPLDFHLTDSYFIVAHLHYVLFGTVVFAMFGGFYFWWPKFTGRMLDERIGRIHFWTLFVGFQLTFLVQHWLGEAGMPRRYADYLAADGFTVLNTVSSIGSFVLGLSTLPFLYNVWHTSRYAPKVELDDPWGFGRSLEWATSCPPPRHNFRALPRVRSDSPAFDLHHPLKEKAGLGRGGSHSISGADEESGE; from the coding sequence ATGGCGCAGGACCTGCAGGAAGCCGCGCCGGCCGAGCCGGTGGTCAACAAGCGCATCAGTGCCGGTGTGAGACTCATGGGGTGGCTGACGACCACGGACCACAAGGTCATCGGCAATCTCTACATGGTCACCGCGTTCGGGTTCTTCCTGCTGGGCGGAGTGTTGGCCATGCTCATGCGGGCGGAGCTGGCCCGGCCAGGACTTCAGATCGTCAGCGCGGAACAGTACAACCAGCTGTTCACGATCCACGGCACCGTCATGATGCTGCTGTTCGCCACGCCTATGTTCGGCGGCTTCGCGAACGCCATCATGCCGCTGCAGATCGGCGCGCCCGACGTCGCCTTCCCTCGCCTGAACGCGCTCACCTACTGGCTCTTCCTGTTCGGCGGAATCATCGTGGTGTCCGGATTCGTGGTGCCCGGCGGCGCGGCACACTTCGGCTGGTTCGCCTACGCCCCGCTGAACAGTGCCGTCTTCTCCCCCGGTGCCGGCGGAGACCTCTGGACCATGGGCCTGGTGCTGTCGGGGATCAGTACGACCCTGGCATCGGTCAATTTCATCACCACGATCGTCTGTCTGCGTGCCCCCGGTATGACCATGTTCCGGATGCCGATCTTCACCTGGAACGTTCTGTTCACCTCGATCCTCGCGCTGCTCGCGTTTCCGGTGCTCGCTGCCACGCTGCTCGCCCTCGAAGCCGATCGGAAGTTCGGGGCGCATGTCTTCGACTCCGCCAACGGCGGGGCACTGCTGTGGCAGCACCTGTTCTGGTTCTTCGGCCATCCCGAGGTCTACATTGTCGCGTTGCCCTTCTTCGGAGTGGTGAGCGAAATCATTCCCGCGTTCAGCCGGAAGCCGATGTTCGGGTATTTCGGAATGGTCATGGCCACGATCAGCATCACCATGCTCTCGGCGGTTGTCTGGGCCCATCACATGTTCGCCACGGGAGCCGTTCTCCTGCCGTTCTTCTCCGCCATGTCGTTCATCATCGCCGTGCCCACCGGTGTCAAGTTCTTCAACTGGATCGGCACCATGTGGCACGGCAGTATCACGTTCGAGACACCCATGCTCTGGGCGATCGGCTTCCTCGTGACATTTCTCCTCGGCGGCCTCAGCGGGGTGCTGATCGCCTCGCCCCCACTGGACTTCCACCTCACCGATTCATACTTCATCGTCGCCCACCTCCATTACGTGCTCTTCGGAACAGTGGTCTTCGCGATGTTCGGCGGTTTCTACTTCTGGTGGCCCAAGTTCACCGGACGCATGCTGGATGAACGCATCGGGCGTATCCATTTCTGGACCTTGTTCGTCGGCTTTCAGCTGACTTTCCTGGTCCAGCACTGGCTGGGGGAGGCCGGAATGCCCCGCCGTTACGCCGACTATCTCGCAGCGGACGGCTTCACCGTGCTCAATACGGTCTCGTCCATCGGCTCCTTTGTGCTCGGCCTGTCGACACTGCCGTTCCTGTACAACGTGTGGCACACCAGCCGTTACGCACCGAAGGTCGAACTGGACGACCCGTGGGGGTTCGGCCGTTCCCTGGAGTGGGCGACCTCCTGTCCACCCCCGAGGCACAA
- a CDS encoding MazG-like family protein, giving the protein MQDEAWNRVERLRTWLDENAVQASDSDVRLLRVLKIGEEFGEVAEALHGAMGANPRKGASHTWDDVNNELCDVIVTGMVALASCTPDARKLLDERLQHLVDRVLPPSDGTGADVA; this is encoded by the coding sequence ATGCAGGACGAAGCATGGAACCGTGTGGAGCGGCTGCGGACCTGGCTGGACGAGAACGCCGTCCAGGCGTCGGACAGCGATGTGCGGCTGCTGCGCGTACTCAAGATCGGCGAGGAGTTCGGTGAGGTCGCCGAGGCGTTGCACGGCGCGATGGGTGCCAACCCTCGCAAGGGGGCGTCCCATACGTGGGACGACGTCAACAACGAGCTGTGCGACGTCATCGTGACGGGCATGGTCGCGCTCGCGTCGTGCACGCCGGACGCGCGCAAGCTCCTGGACGAGCGGCTGCAACACCTGGTGGACCGTGTGCTGCCTCCGAGCGATGGGACCGGGGCCGACGTGGCGTGA
- a CDS encoding carbohydrate ABC transporter permease gives MSTTTAPAPVAPIVTSTKTPDPLRAKRRRKLAQWGFLAPAVVFMLLFFGYPLVRNVVMSFQDYSPSTFFTGKAPFNGFDNWKNVFQNDLFGKALLQTILFTIGSLIGQFCIGLALAVFFTKRFPLNGVLRSLILLPWLVPMVVSGIVWRRILDQDTGVLNSFLGIFGVGDTPWLTSTSMALVSVVLVNIWIGIPFNMVILYGGLQEVPKELYEAAALDGASAWRTFRSITLPLLKPVITVVLVLGFMSTVKILDLILALTDGGPADSTQTLGTLTYQNSFVSLDFGAGAVVGNILILISAVFAVFYLRANRNEGK, from the coding sequence ATGTCGACCACCACTGCTCCCGCGCCCGTCGCGCCGATCGTCACGAGCACGAAGACTCCTGACCCGCTGAGGGCCAAGCGCCGCAGGAAGCTCGCCCAATGGGGCTTCCTGGCCCCCGCGGTCGTCTTCATGCTGCTGTTCTTCGGCTACCCGCTCGTCCGCAACGTCGTGATGAGCTTCCAGGACTACTCGCCGTCCACCTTCTTCACCGGTAAGGCCCCGTTCAACGGGTTCGACAACTGGAAGAACGTCTTCCAGAACGACCTGTTCGGCAAAGCTCTCCTGCAGACCATCCTCTTCACCATCGGTTCGCTGATCGGCCAGTTCTGCATCGGCCTGGCGCTGGCGGTGTTCTTCACCAAGCGGTTCCCGCTCAACGGCGTGCTCCGCTCACTGATCCTGCTGCCGTGGCTGGTCCCGATGGTCGTCTCCGGCATCGTCTGGCGCCGCATCCTCGACCAGGACACCGGTGTCCTCAACTCCTTCCTCGGCATCTTCGGCGTCGGTGACACCCCGTGGCTGACCAGCACGAGCATGGCCCTGGTCTCCGTCGTCCTGGTGAACATCTGGATCGGCATCCCGTTCAACATGGTGATCCTCTACGGCGGACTCCAAGAGGTCCCCAAGGAGCTGTACGAGGCCGCCGCGCTCGACGGTGCCTCCGCGTGGCGCACCTTCCGGTCCATCACCCTGCCGCTGCTCAAGCCCGTCATCACCGTGGTCCTGGTGCTCGGCTTCATGTCGACCGTCAAGATCCTCGACCTGATCCTGGCCCTCACCGACGGCGGACCCGCCGACTCCACGCAGACCCTGGGCACCCTGACGTACCAGAACTCCTTCGTCTCGCTGGACTTCGGAGCCGGTGCCGTGGTCGGCAACATCCTGATCCTTATATCCGCCGTCTTCGCGGTGTTCTACCTGCGGGCCAACCGCAACGAGGGGAAGTGA
- the xylA gene encoding xylose isomerase, which produces MSKRFTPTSADKFTFGLWTVGWRGNDPFGDATRPALDPVESVERLAELGAHGVTFHDDDLIPFGSSDSERAAIITRFKDALDRTGLKVPMATTNLFTHPVFKDGGFTSNDRDVRRYALRKVIRNIDLAVELGAETYVAWGGREGAESGGAKDVRVALDRMKEAFDLLGEYVVEQGYDLRFAIEPKPNEPRGDILLPTVGHALAFIERLERPEMYGVNPEVGHEQMAGLNFPHGIAQALWAGKLYHIDLNGQSGIKYDQDLRFGAGDLRQAFWLVDLLETSDYNGPRHFDFKPVRTDGIDGVWESAKNCMRNYLILKERALAFRADPAVQEALTASRLHELAQPTAEDGLKSLLADTSAYEEFDATAAAERSMAFEALDQLAMEHLLGVR; this is translated from the coding sequence ATGTCGAAGCGCTTCACTCCCACCTCCGCGGACAAGTTCACCTTCGGTCTCTGGACCGTCGGCTGGCGCGGCAACGACCCCTTCGGTGACGCCACCCGTCCCGCGCTCGACCCGGTCGAGTCCGTCGAGCGACTGGCGGAGCTCGGTGCGCACGGCGTGACGTTCCACGACGACGACCTGATCCCGTTCGGCTCCTCGGACAGCGAGCGGGCCGCGATCATCACGCGCTTCAAGGACGCCCTGGACCGCACCGGTCTGAAGGTCCCGATGGCGACGACGAACCTGTTCACCCACCCGGTGTTCAAGGACGGCGGCTTCACCTCCAACGACCGCGACGTGCGCCGCTACGCGCTGCGCAAGGTCATCCGCAACATCGACCTCGCTGTCGAGCTCGGCGCCGAGACCTACGTGGCCTGGGGCGGCCGCGAGGGCGCCGAGTCCGGTGGCGCCAAGGACGTGCGGGTGGCCCTGGACCGGATGAAGGAGGCCTTCGACCTGCTCGGCGAGTACGTCGTCGAACAGGGCTACGACCTGCGGTTCGCGATCGAGCCGAAGCCGAACGAGCCGCGCGGCGACATCCTGCTGCCCACCGTCGGCCACGCCCTCGCATTCATCGAGCGCCTCGAGCGCCCCGAGATGTACGGCGTCAACCCCGAGGTCGGCCACGAGCAGATGGCCGGACTGAACTTCCCGCACGGCATCGCCCAGGCCCTGTGGGCCGGCAAGCTCTACCACATCGACCTCAACGGCCAGTCCGGCATCAAGTACGACCAGGACCTCCGCTTCGGCGCCGGCGACCTGCGCCAGGCCTTCTGGCTCGTCGACCTCCTCGAGACCTCCGACTACAACGGCCCGCGCCACTTCGACTTCAAGCCGGTACGCACCGACGGCATCGACGGAGTCTGGGAGTCCGCGAAGAACTGCATGCGCAACTACCTGATCCTCAAGGAGCGCGCCCTCGCCTTCCGCGCCGACCCCGCCGTGCAGGAAGCACTGACCGCCTCCCGCCTCCACGAACTCGCACAGCCCACCGCCGAGGACGGCCTCAAGAGCCTCCTCGCCGACACCTCCGCATACGAGGAGTTCGACGCCACGGCCGCCGCCGAACGCTCGATGGCCTTCGAAGCCCTCGACCAGCTCGCCATGGAACACCTCCTCGGCGTCCGCTGA
- a CDS encoding sugar ABC transporter substrate-binding protein produces MTASSPDGLRHRRRRRNRRVIVPLTVVSAIVAGTALSGCGQQRDDNVYTVLNSSTDDSYHGWDAATLSRCSKKLGVTIEQQSVPAAQVMTKSLRMASSKSLPDIIQFDGSEMPTFAETGGLKDLEKLGVATDDIPRGILDYGSYKGTYYGAARTVNTLALFYNKDILNKAGLEVPTTWSEMQESAKKLTQGSRYGVALSAGGAEDGVYQFTPFMWSNGGSETDLGSKQVVEALDYWKALLKDGSLSKSTVNWTQADVNDQFMAGNAAMMINGPWQVETLNTKKGLNWGIAQIPVPEAGDDSVGPLGGGMLTIPDIGDTVREKTSARIINCMTSEQEEITYALNSWMIPANQKAADTWRKKVPELSSLADQVATARSRTAKLGAGWSSVSLALQSAFQAALTGQSSESVLKHAQQRVESGN; encoded by the coding sequence GTGACAGCATCTTCTCCGGACGGCCTGCGCCATCGGCGCCGTCGTCGCAATCGGCGGGTCATCGTCCCGCTCACCGTTGTCTCCGCGATCGTCGCCGGCACAGCTCTCTCGGGTTGTGGCCAGCAGCGGGACGACAATGTGTACACCGTCCTGAACTCCTCGACCGACGACTCGTACCACGGCTGGGACGCCGCGACCCTGTCGCGCTGCAGCAAGAAGCTCGGCGTCACCATCGAGCAGCAGAGCGTTCCGGCCGCTCAGGTCATGACGAAGTCGCTGCGGATGGCCTCCTCGAAGTCGCTCCCGGACATCATCCAGTTCGACGGCTCCGAGATGCCGACGTTCGCCGAGACCGGCGGGCTGAAGGACCTCGAGAAGCTGGGCGTCGCCACCGACGACATACCCCGGGGCATCTTGGACTACGGCTCGTACAAGGGCACTTATTACGGCGCGGCGCGCACGGTGAACACCCTCGCGCTGTTCTACAACAAGGACATCCTGAACAAGGCCGGCCTGGAGGTGCCCACCACCTGGTCCGAGATGCAGGAGAGCGCGAAGAAGCTCACCCAGGGCAGCCGGTACGGCGTCGCCCTGAGCGCGGGCGGCGCGGAGGACGGCGTCTACCAGTTCACGCCGTTCATGTGGTCCAACGGCGGAAGCGAGACCGACCTCGGCAGCAAGCAGGTCGTCGAGGCGCTGGACTACTGGAAGGCGCTGCTCAAGGACGGCTCGCTGTCCAAGTCCACGGTCAACTGGACCCAGGCGGACGTCAACGACCAGTTCATGGCCGGCAACGCCGCCATGATGATCAACGGTCCCTGGCAGGTCGAGACCCTCAACACCAAGAAGGGGCTCAACTGGGGCATCGCGCAGATCCCCGTCCCCGAGGCCGGCGACGACTCGGTCGGTCCGCTGGGCGGCGGCATGCTGACCATCCCCGACATCGGTGACACCGTCCGGGAGAAGACCTCCGCCCGCATCATCAACTGCATGACCAGCGAGCAGGAAGAGATCACCTACGCGCTGAACAGCTGGATGATCCCGGCCAACCAGAAGGCCGCCGACACCTGGCGCAAGAAGGTTCCCGAGCTGAGCTCGCTGGCCGACCAGGTGGCCACCGCCCGGTCGCGCACCGCCAAGCTCGGCGCGGGCTGGTCCTCGGTGTCGCTCGCTCTGCAGAGCGCCTTCCAGGCCGCTCTCACCGGCCAGTCCAGCGAGAGCGTCCTCAAGCACGCACAGCAGCGTGTCGAGAGCGGGAACTGA
- the yicI gene encoding alpha-xylosidase: MKFTDGFWQMRDGVHASYATEIRDLQLGADRLTAYAAVKRVERRGDTLNAPLITVEAYAPAEGVIGVRVTHLAGKRHPGPDFALPGATETPTATTTRTDGRVAELTSGPLTLRLPTDGTFGLEFLDADGHLLTSVGHKGTAFATVQDGGHHMFAQLALGVGETIHGLGERFTPYVKNGQVVDMWQADGGTSSEQAYKNIPFYLSSRGYGVFVNHPGKVSFEVGSEAVGQVQFSVEDQTLEYFVVAGPSPKDVLTRYTALTGRPALPPAWSFGLWLTTSFTTSYDEATVTSFVDGMADRGIPLSVFHFDCFWMREYQWCDFEWDPETFPDPVGMLARLKEKGLKICVWINPYIAQKSPLYAEGAAKGYFVHTPGGDIWQWDRWQAGMALVDFTNPEATAWFQSKLKVLLDQGVDGFKTDFGERIPTDVVWHDNSDPERMHNYYTHLYNKAVFELLEKERGQGDAVLFARSATAGGQQFPVHWGGDCWSSFGAMAESLRGGLSLSLSGFGFWSHDIGGFEGTPDPAVFKRWLAFGLLSSHSRLHGSSSYRVPWEFGDEAVEVAKQFTELKHRLMPYLYGAAVEAHRTGVPTMRPMLLEFPDDPATRTVDRQYLLGPDLLVAPVFSEGGQVEYYVPEGTWTHLLSGETVTGPAWRHEIHGFDSLPLLVRPGAVLALGADTSRPDGDWLNNLELRVHVPEGIGDFTRTVTVPDLTGAPAATYEVVREGNTVRVTADTDRPYEVTVVGESGLKVVKA, encoded by the coding sequence ATGAAGTTCACCGACGGCTTCTGGCAGATGCGAGACGGTGTGCACGCCTCGTACGCCACCGAAATCCGCGACCTCCAGCTCGGCGCCGACCGCCTCACCGCCTACGCCGCCGTCAAGCGCGTCGAACGGCGCGGTGACACGCTCAACGCGCCCCTGATCACGGTGGAGGCGTACGCGCCCGCCGAAGGCGTCATCGGTGTGCGCGTCACCCACCTCGCGGGCAAGCGGCACCCCGGGCCCGATTTCGCACTGCCGGGCGCGACCGAGACGCCGACCGCCACCACCACCCGTACGGATGGGCGGGTCGCCGAACTGACCAGCGGCCCCCTCACCCTGCGGCTGCCCACTGACGGCACCTTCGGCCTGGAATTCCTGGATGCGGACGGCCACCTGCTGACCTCCGTCGGACACAAGGGCACCGCCTTCGCCACCGTCCAGGACGGCGGCCACCACATGTTCGCCCAGCTCGCCCTCGGAGTCGGCGAAACCATTCACGGCCTGGGCGAGCGCTTCACTCCGTACGTCAAGAACGGCCAGGTCGTCGACATGTGGCAGGCGGACGGAGGGACCAGCAGCGAGCAGGCGTACAAGAACATCCCGTTCTATCTCTCCTCGCGCGGCTACGGCGTCTTCGTCAACCACCCCGGCAAGGTCTCCTTCGAGGTCGGCTCCGAGGCCGTGGGCCAGGTGCAGTTCAGCGTCGAGGACCAGACGCTGGAGTACTTCGTCGTCGCAGGCCCCAGCCCCAAGGACGTCCTCACCCGCTACACCGCACTCACCGGCCGTCCGGCCCTGCCCCCGGCCTGGTCGTTCGGCCTCTGGCTGACCACCTCGTTCACCACCTCCTACGACGAGGCGACCGTCACCTCCTTCGTGGACGGCATGGCCGATCGCGGCATCCCGCTGTCGGTGTTCCACTTCGACTGCTTCTGGATGCGCGAGTACCAGTGGTGCGACTTCGAATGGGACCCGGAGACCTTCCCCGACCCGGTCGGCATGCTCGCCCGGCTCAAGGAGAAGGGGCTGAAGATCTGCGTGTGGATCAACCCCTACATCGCGCAGAAGAGCCCCCTCTACGCGGAGGGTGCGGCGAAGGGCTACTTCGTGCACACCCCCGGGGGAGACATCTGGCAGTGGGACCGCTGGCAGGCCGGCATGGCGCTGGTGGACTTCACCAACCCCGAGGCGACCGCTTGGTTCCAGAGCAAGCTGAAGGTCCTCCTCGACCAGGGTGTCGACGGCTTCAAGACCGACTTCGGCGAGCGCATCCCCACCGACGTCGTATGGCACGACAACTCCGACCCGGAGCGGATGCACAACTACTACACGCACCTCTACAACAAGGCCGTCTTCGAACTCCTGGAGAAGGAACGCGGCCAGGGCGACGCGGTGCTCTTCGCCCGCTCGGCCACCGCCGGCGGCCAGCAGTTCCCCGTCCACTGGGGCGGCGACTGCTGGTCCTCCTTCGGTGCGATGGCCGAGTCCCTGCGCGGCGGGCTCTCACTGTCCCTGTCCGGCTTCGGCTTCTGGAGCCACGACATCGGAGGCTTCGAGGGCACCCCCGACCCGGCCGTCTTCAAGCGCTGGCTCGCCTTCGGCCTGCTCTCGTCGCACAGCCGACTGCACGGTTCCTCGTCCTACCGGGTGCCGTGGGAGTTCGGCGACGAGGCGGTCGAGGTCGCCAAGCAGTTCACCGAGCTGAAGCACCGCCTCATGCCGTACCTGTACGGTGCGGCCGTCGAGGCCCATCGCACCGGTGTCCCGACGATGCGCCCCATGCTCCTGGAATTCCCTGACGACCCGGCGACCCGCACTGTGGACCGTCAGTACCTGCTGGGCCCGGACCTCCTGGTGGCCCCGGTCTTCAGCGAGGGCGGCCAGGTCGAGTACTACGTCCCGGAAGGCACCTGGACCCACCTGCTCTCCGGTGAGACCGTCACCGGCCCGGCCTGGCGCCACGAGATCCACGGCTTCGACAGCCTCCCGCTGCTGGTCCGCCCGGGTGCGGTCCTGGCCCTGGGTGCGGACACCTCCCGGCCCGACGGCGACTGGCTGAACAACCTGGAGCTGCGGGTCCACGTCCCCGAGGGGATCGGCGATTTCACCCGCACGGTGACAGTCCCCGATCTCACGGGCGCGCCCGCCGCGACGTACGAGGTGGTCCGCGAGGGCAACACGGTCCGTGTCACGGCGGACACGGACCGACCGTACGAGGTGACGGTCGTGGGTGAGAGCGGCCTGAAGGTCGTGAAGGCCTGA
- a CDS encoding carbohydrate ABC transporter permease produces the protein MATITHTPAVPSQADRNRPKRRWGSMIAGLVILCVMLFPLYWMINTALQPESGLLEVDAIPHSLDLSGFSSAISEQGTNLLTSLAVALGAVAICLAISAPAAYALAQFKLPGTKVIVFGTLITQMVPGIVIANALYSAYVDLGLVNSYFGLMLADASLGIPFAIVLMRSFMVAIPREVIEAAEVDGAGRFRTFVQVVLPMSRNSLITAGLFSFLYAWSDFMFALTLNTTDDVKPITLGIYQYIGAHVGDWGSVMAAAVLSAIPAAILLVLAQKYIAAGISGGSVK, from the coding sequence ATGGCGACCATCACCCACACCCCCGCTGTCCCGTCGCAGGCCGACCGGAACAGGCCGAAGCGCCGCTGGGGCTCCATGATCGCGGGCCTCGTCATCCTCTGCGTGATGCTCTTCCCGCTCTACTGGATGATCAACACCGCGCTGCAGCCCGAGTCCGGGCTGCTGGAAGTGGACGCGATCCCGCACAGTCTGGACCTGTCCGGCTTCAGCTCGGCCATCAGCGAGCAGGGCACCAATCTGCTGACCTCGCTGGCCGTCGCACTCGGCGCCGTCGCCATCTGTCTGGCCATCTCCGCGCCCGCCGCCTACGCGCTTGCCCAGTTCAAGCTGCCGGGCACCAAGGTGATCGTCTTCGGCACGCTCATCACCCAGATGGTCCCGGGCATCGTCATCGCCAACGCCCTGTACAGCGCTTACGTGGACCTCGGGCTGGTCAACTCGTACTTCGGCCTGATGCTGGCGGATGCCTCGCTGGGCATCCCGTTCGCGATCGTGCTGATGCGCTCGTTCATGGTGGCCATCCCGCGCGAGGTCATCGAAGCCGCCGAGGTCGACGGTGCGGGACGCTTCCGTACCTTCGTCCAGGTCGTGCTGCCGATGAGCCGCAACTCGCTGATCACCGCCGGTCTGTTCTCGTTCCTGTACGCGTGGAGCGACTTCATGTTCGCCCTCACGCTGAACACCACCGACGACGTCAAGCCGATCACTCTGGGCATCTACCAGTACATAGGCGCGCACGTCGGTGACTGGGGTTCGGTCATGGCCGCGGCCGTGCTGTCCGCGATCCCCGCGGCGATCCTGCTCGTCCTCGCCCAGAAGTACATCGCTGCCGGTATCTCCGGTGGCTCCGTCAAGTAA
- a CDS encoding GH1 family beta-glucosidase: protein MSEFPAFPPGFVFGAATASYQIEGAAQEDGRGPSIWDTYSHTPGKTDGGDTGDVACDHYHRYPEDIALLRDLGVESYRFSIAWPRIQPDGGGPANQKGLDFYSRLVDSLLEAGIEPAATLYHWDLPQALEDRGGWRVRETAERFGEYTSIVAEHLGDRVPRWITLNEPWCSAFLGYSVGRHAPGAKEGTGALAAAHHLLVGHGLAMKALRAAGVREAGITLNLDRNVPATESDADLAAVVRADTQHNLVWTEPILAGRYPATDEETWGELITAQDFRREGDLELISQPLDFLGINYYRPIVVAAAPHREADPALRVATDNRYTETEYPGVRRTAMGWPVVPESFTDLLTALKRTYGDALPPVHITENGSAEFDTVGPDGAVHDADRVSYLQSHLTALKAAMDAGVDVRGYYVWSLLDNFEWALGYAKRFGIIRVDYDTQERTPKDSYRWYQQLIAAHRP, encoded by the coding sequence ATGAGTGAGTTCCCCGCCTTCCCGCCCGGATTCGTCTTCGGCGCGGCAACGGCTTCGTACCAGATCGAGGGCGCCGCGCAGGAGGACGGCCGCGGCCCCTCCATCTGGGACACCTACAGCCACACGCCCGGTAAGACGGACGGCGGCGACACAGGTGACGTGGCCTGCGACCACTACCACCGCTACCCCGAGGACATCGCGCTCCTTCGCGACCTGGGCGTGGAGTCGTACCGCTTCTCCATCGCCTGGCCGCGGATCCAGCCCGACGGCGGCGGGCCGGCCAACCAGAAGGGCCTGGACTTCTACTCCCGGCTCGTCGACTCACTGCTCGAAGCGGGCATCGAACCGGCCGCCACCCTCTACCACTGGGACCTGCCCCAGGCCCTGGAGGACCGAGGCGGCTGGCGGGTGCGGGAGACCGCGGAGCGGTTCGGCGAGTACACGTCGATCGTCGCCGAGCACCTCGGCGACCGGGTGCCGCGCTGGATCACGCTCAACGAGCCGTGGTGCAGCGCCTTCCTCGGCTACTCCGTGGGCCGGCACGCGCCGGGTGCCAAGGAGGGCACCGGGGCGCTGGCCGCCGCGCATCATCTGCTCGTCGGTCACGGCCTGGCGATGAAGGCGCTGCGCGCCGCGGGTGTCCGCGAGGCGGGGATCACGCTCAACCTGGACCGCAACGTCCCGGCCACCGAATCGGACGCCGACCTCGCCGCCGTCGTCCGCGCCGACACCCAGCACAACCTGGTGTGGACCGAGCCGATCCTCGCGGGCCGCTACCCGGCGACCGATGAGGAGACCTGGGGCGAGCTGATCACCGCGCAGGACTTCCGCCGTGAGGGTGATCTGGAGCTGATCTCCCAGCCCCTGGACTTCCTGGGCATCAACTACTACCGGCCCATCGTGGTCGCCGCCGCCCCTCACCGCGAGGCCGACCCGGCGCTGCGCGTCGCCACGGACAACCGGTACACCGAGACGGAGTACCCGGGCGTCCGGCGCACAGCGATGGGCTGGCCGGTCGTCCCCGAGTCCTTCACCGATCTGCTGACCGCGCTGAAGCGGACGTACGGTGACGCCCTGCCGCCGGTGCACATCACCGAGAACGGCTCGGCCGAGTTCGACACCGTCGGCCCGGACGGTGCCGTCCACGACGCCGACCGGGTGAGCTACCTGCAGAGTCACCTGACCGCTCTGAAGGCGGCGATGGACGCCGGTGTCGACGTACGCGGCTACTACGTCTGGTCGCTGCTGGACAACTTCGAGTGGGCGCTCGGCTATGCGAAGCGGTTCGGGATCATCCGGGTCGACTACGACACCCAGGAGCGGACCCCGAAGGACAGCTACCGCTGGTATCAGCAGCTGATCGCCGCGCACCGGCCGTAA